In a genomic window of Streptomyces pristinaespiralis:
- a CDS encoding ATP-binding protein: protein MEELVLPGGFSACGLDGRPRNAGQARKFAASTLREWALRPLVADVELIVSELVGNAVRHALPPTAPCADEYPVWLGLFRYSRHLVCAVTDPSPAPPRLGDPGPAASGGRGLLLVNSLSDSWSWRPTPPAGKTVWASLPLPGQEDTP from the coding sequence ATGGAGGAACTTGTCCTCCCCGGCGGCTTCTCCGCGTGCGGGCTGGACGGCCGGCCGAGGAACGCGGGGCAGGCACGGAAGTTCGCCGCGAGCACCCTCCGCGAGTGGGCGCTGCGGCCCTTGGTGGCGGATGTCGAGCTGATCGTGAGCGAGCTCGTCGGCAACGCCGTCCGGCACGCCCTTCCGCCCACCGCGCCGTGCGCCGACGAGTACCCGGTCTGGCTGGGCCTCTTCCGCTACAGCCGCCACCTCGTCTGCGCGGTGACCGACCCCAGCCCGGCGCCGCCGCGCCTCGGTGATCCCGGCCCGGCCGCCTCGGGCGGCCGCGGCCTGCTCCTCGTCAACTCGCTGAGCGACAGCTGGTCCTGGCGGCCGACACCTCCTGCGGGCAAGACCGTGTGGGCGTCCCTGCCGTTGCCGGGACAGGAAGACACCCCCTGA
- a CDS encoding DUF397 domain-containing protein, with protein MEFVNGMQASALVTVTWIKSSHSNATGNCVEMAALPGDLIAIRNSRDPHGPALVCSRDEFAGFVAGAREGGFDAVIG; from the coding sequence ATGGAGTTCGTCAACGGAATGCAGGCCAGTGCGCTGGTGACGGTGACGTGGATCAAGAGCAGTCACAGCAACGCCACGGGGAACTGCGTGGAGATGGCGGCGCTGCCCGGCGACCTGATCGCGATCCGGAACTCGAGGGATCCGCACGGGCCGGCGCTCGTCTGCTCACGCGACGAGTTCGCGGGGTTCGTGGCAGGAGCCCGTGAGGGTGGTTTCGACGCGGTAATCGGCTGA
- a CDS encoding helix-turn-helix domain-containing protein, with amino-acid sequence MAAVEPSPSLFVRPLGAVENNPTALRLILGGKLRQLRVNAGLDPADVDARLGFSRSRTSRIELGRHGCKPADALALLDLYGVSAEEQVAEFMRLVTQSRQTDWWRSFSDVLSDFFEPLVALEGAAATIRTYEPFYVPGLLQTPAYAEAVIRSGPGHLLTHDVRRRVELRRERQRQLDTPEAPRLWAVIDESVLMRTVGGPHVMREQLLHLVGMMERPRVTLQVAPLEVTASVGVGTGVTYLRFALSDLKDAVYIEHLTDSTFSQKPQAVEQYRDMLDRLGACALTPKQSLELLQQRIKSL; translated from the coding sequence ATGGCTGCAGTCGAACCGAGTCCGTCGTTGTTCGTCCGGCCGCTGGGAGCGGTCGAGAACAACCCGACCGCCCTCAGGCTGATTCTGGGTGGCAAATTGCGCCAACTGCGGGTGAACGCCGGGCTGGATCCAGCGGACGTCGACGCCCGGCTCGGTTTCTCGCGCTCCAGGACCAGCCGGATCGAGCTGGGCCGCCACGGCTGCAAGCCGGCCGACGCCCTGGCGCTGCTGGATCTGTACGGCGTGAGCGCGGAGGAGCAGGTCGCCGAGTTCATGCGGCTGGTGACGCAGTCCCGCCAGACCGACTGGTGGCGCTCCTTCAGCGATGTCCTCTCCGACTTCTTCGAGCCGCTGGTCGCCCTGGAGGGTGCCGCGGCGACGATCCGTACCTACGAGCCGTTCTATGTGCCCGGCCTGCTCCAGACCCCCGCGTACGCCGAGGCCGTCATCCGGTCGGGACCGGGGCACCTCCTGACGCACGATGTGCGGCGCCGGGTCGAGCTGCGGCGGGAACGCCAGCGGCAGCTGGACACGCCTGAGGCGCCGCGCCTGTGGGCCGTGATCGACGAGTCCGTGCTGATGCGCACGGTGGGCGGGCCGCATGTGATGCGCGAGCAACTGCTGCACCTCGTCGGGATGATGGAGCGGCCGCGGGTGACCCTGCAGGTGGCGCCGCTGGAGGTGACGGCCTCCGTCGGCGTCGGCACGGGCGTGACCTATCTGCGTTTCGCGCTGAGCGACCTGAAGGACGCGGTCTACATCGAGCACCTGACCGACAGCACGTTCTCCCAGAAGCCGCAGGCCGTCGAGCAGTACCGTGACATGCTCGACCGGCTCGGCGCGTGCGCCCTCACGCCCAAGCAGTCGCTGGAACTGCTCCAGCAGCGCATCAAGAGCCTCTGA
- a CDS encoding SAM-dependent methyltransferase, which yields MQSSWRPDAIDTKVPSVARMYDYFLGGDDNYQSDREACEELLKQVPSTKTLAVNNRRFLRRVVRMLATEYGIRQFIDHGSGLPTQDNVHQVAQSVDPASRVVYVDNDPIVLAHGRALLDENDRTTVIQADMRDTDGIFDHEETRRLIDFSQPVAALFVSVMHCIPDEADPAGLVRRVAERLAPGSFLVVCQLVSDRPEIRKFVTDFMAQATDNHWGRVREEHEVAAYLDGMEILEPGLVEVSTWRPDTDLAPVQQTDEWIEWGGVARIP from the coding sequence ATGCAGAGTTCGTGGCGCCCCGACGCCATCGACACCAAAGTGCCCAGCGTGGCACGTATGTACGACTACTTCCTGGGGGGCGACGACAACTACCAGTCGGACCGAGAAGCCTGCGAAGAACTTCTGAAGCAGGTCCCCAGCACCAAGACACTCGCCGTCAACAACCGCCGCTTCCTTCGGCGTGTCGTGCGGATGCTGGCGACCGAGTACGGCATCCGCCAGTTCATCGACCACGGATCCGGTCTGCCGACCCAGGACAACGTCCACCAGGTCGCGCAGTCGGTCGATCCCGCCTCCAGGGTCGTCTACGTCGACAACGATCCCATCGTGCTCGCGCACGGCAGGGCCCTGCTCGACGAGAACGACCGCACCACGGTCATCCAGGCCGACATGCGCGACACCGACGGTATCTTCGACCACGAAGAGACCCGGCGGCTGATCGATTTCAGCCAGCCTGTCGCGGCTCTCTTCGTGTCGGTGATGCACTGCATCCCGGACGAGGCCGATCCGGCGGGTCTCGTGCGGCGGGTCGCCGAACGGCTGGCGCCGGGCAGCTTCCTCGTCGTCTGCCAACTGGTGAGCGACCGGCCGGAGATCCGCAAGTTCGTCACCGACTTCATGGCGCAGGCCACCGACAACCACTGGGGCCGGGTCCGCGAGGAGCACGAGGTCGCCGCCTACCTCGACGGCATGGAGATACTGGAGCCCGGGCTGGTGGAGGTCTCCACCTGGCGTCCCGACACCGATCTGGCACCGGTGCAGCAGACCGACGAATGGATCGAGTGGGGCGGGGTCGCGCGCATCCCGTAG
- a CDS encoding LysR family transcriptional regulator, translating to MPGLDLLSTFLEIYRCGSLSAAAERLGLTQPAVSGQLARLEDQMGEQLFVRSRKGVTPTAHAADLAARVGTHLDELRAALEPSRAGAAHVGTVRIAGPGELMAMRVLPTLAPLTTRGLRIHVTLGLARDLLAALTEGHVELVVSAIRPTQQDIVATPLIDEEFVLVGAPSLARTVDNARLAGDPVEALAHLPLVGYADDLPIVRRYWLSEFDRRPPNSISVIVPDLRAVLAAVIAGAGVSALPRYLAEPALAAGSVELLHEPAAPPLNTLYLATRAGALVHPPLALVHDHLRTRAHSWGAL from the coding sequence GTGCCGGGACTGGATCTGCTGTCTACCTTCCTGGAGATCTACCGCTGCGGGTCGCTCTCCGCCGCCGCCGAGCGCCTCGGGCTCACCCAGCCGGCCGTCAGCGGGCAGCTGGCCAGGCTGGAGGACCAGATGGGTGAGCAGTTGTTCGTCCGCTCACGCAAAGGCGTCACCCCCACCGCGCACGCGGCCGATCTCGCCGCCCGCGTCGGCACGCACCTCGACGAGCTGCGCGCGGCGCTGGAACCGTCGCGGGCGGGGGCGGCGCATGTCGGGACCGTACGGATCGCGGGCCCCGGCGAGCTGATGGCCATGCGCGTCCTGCCCACGCTGGCGCCGCTGACCACTCGGGGACTGCGCATCCATGTGACGCTGGGCCTCGCCCGCGATCTGCTCGCCGCCCTCACGGAGGGACACGTGGAGCTGGTTGTGTCCGCCATACGGCCCACGCAGCAGGACATCGTGGCCACGCCGCTCATCGACGAGGAGTTCGTTCTCGTCGGCGCGCCGTCCCTGGCCCGCACTGTCGACAACGCGCGGCTGGCCGGCGATCCGGTGGAGGCGCTCGCCCATCTCCCGCTGGTCGGTTACGCGGACGACCTGCCGATCGTCCGCCGCTACTGGCTGAGCGAGTTCGACCGCCGGCCGCCGAACAGCATCTCCGTGATCGTCCCGGACCTGCGGGCCGTTCTGGCCGCCGTGATCGCGGGCGCGGGGGTGAGCGCCCTGCCCCGCTATCTCGCCGAGCCGGCCCTCGCCGCGGGCTCCGTCGAACTGCTCCACGAGCCCGCCGCCCCGCCGCTCAACACCCTCTACCTGGCGACCAGGGCCGGCGCCCTCGTCCATCCGCCCCTGGCGCTGGTCCACGACCACCTCCGCACCCGGGCCCACTCGTGGGGCGCGCTCTGA
- a CDS encoding type 1 glutamine amidotransferase domain-containing protein encodes MSKILMVVSGADSLKLSDGTSHPTGYWAEELAASHEVLRKAGHDVVIATPGGVRPTVDPISLDERGGVEEADAKRFRAYLDAIDAELARPTDLSTVSAGDYDAVYIPGGHGPMADLAVSADLGRLLTDADAQGKIVAALCHGPAALLSAVGEDGSFAFSGREMTTFSDEEEQQGGLGDKSPYLVESRLRELGAVVRPGGAWESRVVVDGNLVTGQNPQSSADTARQVVEVLARR; translated from the coding sequence ATGTCGAAGATCCTCATGGTCGTTTCCGGAGCCGACAGCCTCAAGCTGTCCGACGGCACCAGCCACCCCACCGGCTACTGGGCCGAGGAACTGGCCGCCTCGCACGAGGTGCTCCGGAAGGCGGGCCACGACGTGGTCATCGCGACCCCCGGCGGCGTCCGGCCGACCGTGGACCCCATCAGCCTCGACGAGCGCGGCGGCGTGGAGGAGGCGGACGCCAAGAGGTTCCGGGCCTACCTGGACGCCATCGACGCGGAACTCGCCCGTCCCACCGATCTCTCCACGGTGTCGGCCGGCGACTACGACGCGGTGTACATCCCCGGCGGTCACGGCCCGATGGCCGACCTCGCCGTCAGTGCGGACCTCGGCCGGCTGCTGACCGACGCCGACGCCCAGGGCAAGATCGTCGCGGCCCTCTGCCACGGTCCCGCCGCGCTGCTCAGCGCCGTCGGCGAGGACGGCTCCTTCGCCTTCTCCGGGCGTGAGATGACCACGTTCAGTGACGAGGAGGAGCAGCAGGGCGGCCTCGGCGACAAGTCGCCCTACCTGGTCGAGTCGCGCCTGCGCGAGCTCGGCGCGGTGGTCCGGCCGGGCGGCGCGTGGGAGAGCCGCGTCGTCGTCGACGGCAACCTCGTCACCGGCCAGAACCCGCAGTCCAGCGCCGACACGGCGCGGCAGGTGGTCGAAGTACTGGCACGCCGCTGA
- a CDS encoding VOC family protein encodes MNENSTPTVTAAAAASAAVFGAPCWVSLMARDLQAAQEFYGAVLGWKFRKGRLGDQFRVAVVDGSPVAGIGALAPALTVAVAWTPYFAVEDADRTAGRIRERSGTVAVGPLALSMGRGVLAADRDGAVFGLWEGELMRDWPAWRDKAPAWIRLLAKDAFESAIFYGEVFDWASDRAGCCEVSYLEGAVVLHREGRVLARLTSGADGTAANPLLHPRWHVHFAVKNLEETVRTADRHGGTVLAERTTPHGAEVTLRDPDGAIFNVTATDNAVPQ; translated from the coding sequence ATGAACGAGAACTCGACCCCGACCGTGACCGCCGCCGCTGCCGCGTCCGCCGCGGTGTTCGGCGCTCCCTGCTGGGTCAGCCTCATGGCCCGCGATCTCCAGGCCGCCCAGGAGTTCTACGGGGCCGTGCTCGGCTGGAAGTTCCGCAAGGGAAGACTGGGCGACCAGTTCAGAGTCGCCGTGGTCGACGGTTCGCCGGTCGCCGGGATCGGGGCACTGGCACCCGCGCTGACCGTCGCCGTCGCCTGGACCCCGTACTTCGCCGTGGAGGACGCCGACCGGACCGCGGGTCGCATCCGGGAACGCAGCGGCACCGTGGCGGTGGGGCCGCTCGCCCTGTCCATGGGGCGCGGCGTGCTCGCGGCGGACCGCGACGGCGCCGTCTTCGGCCTCTGGGAGGGCGAACTGATGCGGGACTGGCCGGCCTGGCGTGACAAGGCACCCGCGTGGATCCGGCTGCTGGCCAAGGACGCCTTCGAATCGGCGATCTTCTACGGCGAGGTGTTCGACTGGGCGTCCGACCGGGCCGGCTGCTGCGAGGTCAGCTACCTGGAGGGCGCGGTCGTGCTGCACCGCGAGGGACGGGTGCTCGCCAGGCTCACCTCCGGAGCGGACGGCACCGCGGCGAACCCCCTGCTGCACCCCCGCTGGCATGTGCACTTCGCGGTGAAGAACCTCGAGGAGACGGTGCGCACGGCCGACCGGCACGGGGGCACCGTCCTCGCCGAGCGCACCACCCCGCACGGCGCCGAGGTCACCCTGCGGGACCCCGACGGCGCCATCTTCAACGTGACCGCCACGGACAACGCCGTACCGCAGTAG
- a CDS encoding HAD family hydrolase — MDRAAVFDVDGTLADTNHLHVVCWWEAFRQAGHRVAMHHIHRSVGLAGQDLVEHVLGDDRDTAQDGAIKDAHKALYATYSDRLPAFDQAGDLLRALAGDGWTVVLASSAGGSELAALRRAIDADDAISAVAGADDVAEGKPAPEPVEHALELAGVPADRAVFVGDTVWDMQAASRAGVRCVALLCGGIPRTALEAAGAAAVFDDPADLLARISTAPFAELLEPSGR, encoded by the coding sequence ATGGACCGCGCCGCTGTGTTCGACGTCGACGGGACGCTGGCCGACACCAACCATCTCCATGTCGTGTGCTGGTGGGAGGCCTTCCGGCAGGCCGGACACCGCGTGGCCATGCACCACATCCACCGCTCGGTCGGGCTGGCCGGCCAGGACCTGGTGGAACATGTGCTCGGCGACGACCGGGACACGGCGCAGGACGGGGCGATCAAGGACGCCCACAAGGCGCTCTACGCGACGTACTCCGACCGGCTGCCGGCCTTCGACCAGGCGGGAGACCTGCTGCGCGCCCTGGCGGGCGACGGCTGGACCGTGGTGCTCGCGAGCTCGGCCGGCGGATCGGAGCTCGCCGCGCTACGACGGGCCATCGACGCCGACGACGCCATCTCCGCGGTCGCGGGCGCCGACGACGTGGCGGAGGGCAAGCCCGCTCCCGAACCCGTCGAACACGCGCTGGAACTGGCCGGGGTCCCGGCCGACCGCGCCGTCTTCGTCGGCGACACGGTGTGGGACATGCAGGCCGCGTCCCGGGCGGGGGTGCGGTGCGTGGCGCTGCTGTGCGGAGGGATCCCGCGTACCGCACTGGAGGCCGCCGGAGCGGCGGCCGTCTTCGACGATCCGGCGGATCTGCTGGCCCGCATCAGCACCGCGCCGTTCGCCGAACTGCTGGAGCCGTCCGGACGTTAG
- a CDS encoding NAD-dependent epimerase/dehydratase family protein, translating into MSVKTGLRVVVTGATGNVGTSVMRALAGDSRIASVLGLARRVPDLDISRTSWAAVDLAREDAGERLVRHLEGADAVIHLAWRFQPTHSPATTWQTNVLGSLRLFDAVAAAQVPALVHASSVGAYTPGPKTGPGVDESWPTHGWPEAAYCREKSYLERALDAFELRQSSTRVVRMRPAFMFKETSASEQRRIFAGKFLPGPLIRPGLLPFVPDIEGLRFQALHTDDAAQAYLSAVLLDARGAFNLAAEPVVDARTLGDLLKAKVVRVPRQAAHAVVSAAWGLRAVPASPQLFDALLRMPVMSTARAREELDWEPRHSAKAALEEFLRGVRKGSGERTAPLVGHRAH; encoded by the coding sequence ATGAGCGTGAAGACAGGACTGCGGGTGGTGGTCACCGGGGCCACCGGAAATGTGGGCACGAGCGTGATGAGGGCGCTCGCGGGCGACTCGCGGATCGCGTCGGTCCTCGGCCTCGCACGACGCGTACCCGACCTGGACATCTCGCGGACGTCCTGGGCGGCCGTGGATCTGGCCCGCGAGGACGCCGGTGAACGGCTCGTGCGGCATCTGGAGGGAGCCGACGCCGTGATCCACCTCGCGTGGCGCTTCCAGCCGACCCACTCCCCCGCCACGACCTGGCAGACCAACGTCCTCGGGTCGTTGCGGCTCTTCGACGCGGTCGCCGCCGCGCAGGTACCGGCACTCGTCCACGCCTCGTCGGTCGGCGCCTACACGCCGGGCCCGAAGACCGGCCCCGGCGTCGACGAGTCGTGGCCCACCCACGGCTGGCCGGAGGCGGCCTACTGCCGCGAGAAGTCCTATCTGGAGCGGGCGCTCGACGCCTTCGAGCTGCGGCAATCCAGCACCCGCGTGGTACGCATGCGACCGGCGTTCATGTTCAAGGAGACGTCCGCCAGCGAGCAGCGCCGGATCTTCGCCGGGAAGTTCCTGCCGGGCCCGCTGATCAGGCCGGGACTGCTTCCCTTCGTGCCCGACATCGAAGGACTGCGCTTCCAGGCACTGCACACCGACGACGCGGCGCAGGCGTATCTGTCCGCCGTGCTGCTCGACGCGCGCGGGGCGTTCAACCTCGCCGCCGAGCCGGTGGTCGACGCACGGACCCTCGGCGACCTGCTGAAGGCGAAGGTGGTGCGGGTCCCGCGGCAGGCGGCACACGCGGTGGTGTCGGCCGCATGGGGACTGCGCGCCGTACCGGCGTCGCCTCAGCTGTTCGACGCGCTGCTGCGGATGCCGGTGATGAGCACGGCCCGGGCCAGGGAGGAGCTGGACTGGGAGCCGCGGCACTCGGCCAAGGCGGCGCTGGAGGAGTTCCTGCGCGGCGTCCGCAAGGGTTCCGGCGAGCGGACGGCACCGTTGGTGGGCCACCGGGCACACTGA
- a CDS encoding HemK2/MTQ2 family protein methyltransferase, giving the protein MTSLPGVDRGAVALVLAPGVYAPQSDTFLLADALEREPLKPGAEVLDVGTGTGALALTAARRGARVTAVDRSWRAVVATRLNAVLARRRVRVLHGDLLDPAMGRRFDLIVCNPPYVPAPHAHPPRRGAAVAWDAGHDGRAVLDRICDGAAELLNPSGALLMVQSALSGVGATLERLQGAGLDAAVVERRLVPFGPVLRSRRKWLERRGLIAPDEDKEELVIIRAERV; this is encoded by the coding sequence ATGACAAGTCTGCCGGGAGTGGACCGGGGCGCAGTGGCGCTCGTGCTCGCCCCGGGTGTGTACGCCCCGCAGAGCGACACGTTTCTGCTCGCGGACGCGCTCGAGCGTGAACCGCTGAAGCCTGGTGCCGAGGTGCTCGACGTGGGCACCGGCACCGGAGCGCTGGCCCTGACGGCCGCCCGGCGCGGCGCCCGTGTGACGGCGGTCGACCGATCATGGCGTGCCGTCGTCGCCACCCGCCTCAATGCCGTGCTCGCGCGCCGCCGGGTGCGCGTCCTGCACGGTGACCTGCTGGACCCGGCCATGGGCCGGCGCTTCGACCTGATCGTGTGCAATCCGCCCTACGTGCCCGCCCCGCACGCGCACCCGCCGCGGCGCGGCGCGGCCGTCGCCTGGGACGCGGGTCACGACGGCAGGGCCGTGCTGGACCGGATCTGCGACGGTGCCGCGGAGCTGCTGAACCCTTCGGGTGCCCTGCTGATGGTGCAGTCGGCGCTCAGCGGGGTGGGGGCGACCCTCGAGCGGCTGCAGGGCGCCGGACTGGACGCCGCAGTCGTGGAGCGTCGTCTCGTCCCCTTCGGGCCGGTCCTGCGTTCGCGCAGGAAGTGGCTCGAGCGGCGGGGGCTGATCGCTCCCGACGAGGACAAGGAAGAGCTGGTGATCATCCGTGCCGAGCGAGTCTGA
- a CDS encoding CDGSH iron-sulfur domain-containing protein has translation MLVEGPVEVVLDDGTTVRSDRFTVALCTCRRSRTYPWCDTSHRRRSRR, from the coding sequence ATGCTGGTGGAGGGCCCCGTCGAGGTCGTACTCGACGACGGGACCACGGTGCGTTCCGACCGGTTCACCGTCGCGCTGTGCACGTGCCGGCGCAGCCGGACGTATCCGTGGTGCGACACCAGTCATCGGCGACGGAGCAGGAGGTGA
- a CDS encoding iron-containing redox enzyme family protein, translating to MTDVVTATGAALEGELPGARGDVSQGVLNALRDPAGARLPHPGSAESADPLGDDLQLALYVCYELHYRGFSGVDPAWEWDPDLLALRAAMERRFLRAVRDRTAGHLDVYDALDELLVEPVDGTGVSYFLKDEGQLRHLREYAAMRSLYHLKEADPHAWVIPRLHGRAKAAFVAVEFDEFGGGRAERVHARLFADLMADLGLDPAYGRYLDAAPAEMLANVNLMSLFGLHRAHRGALVGHFAHVEVTSSPGSRRLAEAMRRTGAGPAAEHFYAEHVTADAVHEQIVRRDVIGGLLADEPSLASDVAFGIAATTCLEDRLGDRIMAAWRNGSTSLRTPL from the coding sequence ATGACGGACGTCGTCACGGCCACGGGCGCCGCCCTTGAGGGCGAACTGCCGGGCGCGAGGGGAGATGTGTCGCAGGGCGTGCTGAACGCCCTCCGCGACCCGGCCGGCGCACGGCTGCCGCACCCCGGCTCCGCGGAGAGCGCAGACCCCCTCGGTGACGACCTGCAACTGGCCCTCTACGTCTGCTACGAGCTGCACTACCGCGGTTTCTCCGGCGTCGACCCGGCCTGGGAGTGGGACCCGGATCTGCTCGCGCTGCGCGCCGCGATGGAGCGGCGCTTCCTCCGAGCGGTCCGCGACCGGACCGCCGGTCACCTGGACGTGTACGACGCTCTGGACGAACTGCTCGTCGAACCGGTGGACGGCACAGGGGTGTCGTACTTCCTCAAGGACGAGGGACAGCTCCGGCACCTGCGCGAGTACGCCGCCATGCGCTCCCTGTACCACCTCAAGGAGGCCGATCCGCACGCCTGGGTGATCCCACGGCTGCACGGGAGGGCCAAAGCCGCCTTCGTGGCGGTCGAGTTCGACGAGTTCGGCGGCGGCCGCGCCGAGCGGGTGCACGCCCGGCTGTTCGCCGACCTGATGGCGGACCTCGGCCTCGACCCGGCCTACGGCCGGTACCTCGACGCCGCGCCCGCGGAGATGCTCGCGAACGTCAACCTGATGTCGCTGTTCGGCCTGCACCGTGCCCACCGGGGCGCGCTGGTGGGGCACTTCGCGCACGTCGAGGTGACGTCGTCACCCGGTTCGCGCAGGCTCGCCGAGGCGATGCGCCGCACCGGAGCGGGGCCGGCGGCCGAGCACTTCTACGCGGAGCACGTCACCGCCGACGCCGTGCACGAACAGATCGTGCGCCGTGACGTCATCGGTGGACTGCTGGCCGACGAACCCTCGCTCGCCTCCGACGTCGCCTTCGGGATTGCGGCGACAACCTGCCTGGAGGACCGCCTCGGTGACCGGATCATGGCCGCCTGGCGGAACGGCTCCACGAGCCTGCGTACGCCGCTGTGA
- a CDS encoding DUF5133 domain-containing protein: protein MLMPDTSVITRLIARYRAQEHYVLAAPHDDSARRRFEDTAYTLCVLMCERTARDALLAAETYVGRRIRSAAPAVGEGAASGGR, encoded by the coding sequence ATGCTGATGCCCGACACGAGTGTGATCACCAGGCTGATTGCCCGCTACCGGGCGCAGGAACATTACGTCCTCGCCGCTCCCCACGACGACTCCGCGCGGAGACGGTTCGAGGACACCGCCTACACACTGTGTGTGCTCATGTGCGAGCGCACGGCCCGAGACGCGCTGCTGGCCGCCGAGACCTACGTGGGCCGCCGTATCCGGTCGGCCGCACCGGCCGTCGGGGAGGGCGCGGCATCCGGCGGGCGCTGA
- a CDS encoding FUSC family protein, with product MAGIVSRSKEPAVVQTVRSTAAATISYVVALHVLDSPVAPLTAPLTALLVVQVTLYSTLTTGVRRVNSVVVGVLIAIGFSALVGLTWWSLGLIILASLVVGRFVRVDEFVPEVAISAMLVLGVTQVTDTAWDRVLETLIGAVVGLLFNMLFVPPVWVEAAGESIEDLGRRMRRLLLHIGEELTSPTPVEQAAARLHEARRLDNDIAEVDAALRQAEDSLRFNPRVKEGLLHRIVLRTGLDTLEICAVVLRVLARTITDLAKERREEELFSHEVGVALEELLAHVADTLVSFAVLVTTQTSESADAAEERLTGELAAARASRDNAADLLLKGVQRQPRHWQLHGALLTEIDRILDELDMDHRSRRLMEELDRHTRERRERRPRLSALRDWLWGRTPRRGAAR from the coding sequence GTGGCCGGCATCGTCAGCCGGAGCAAGGAACCGGCCGTCGTACAGACCGTGCGATCGACCGCGGCGGCGACCATCTCCTACGTGGTCGCCCTGCACGTACTCGACAGCCCTGTCGCCCCGCTCACCGCGCCCCTGACCGCGCTGCTCGTCGTCCAGGTCACCCTCTACTCCACCCTCACCACCGGCGTGCGCCGGGTCAACTCCGTCGTCGTCGGCGTCCTCATCGCCATCGGCTTCAGCGCGCTCGTCGGCCTGACCTGGTGGAGCCTCGGACTGATCATCCTGGCCTCGCTGGTCGTCGGCAGATTCGTGCGGGTCGACGAGTTCGTCCCCGAGGTCGCGATCAGCGCGATGCTCGTGCTCGGCGTGACCCAGGTGACCGACACCGCCTGGGACCGGGTGCTCGAGACGCTCATCGGCGCCGTCGTGGGGCTGCTCTTCAACATGCTGTTCGTACCGCCGGTGTGGGTCGAGGCCGCCGGGGAGTCGATCGAGGATCTCGGGCGGCGCATGCGACGGCTCCTCCTGCACATCGGCGAGGAGCTGACGAGCCCCACCCCGGTCGAGCAGGCGGCGGCCCGGCTCCACGAGGCGCGCAGGCTCGACAACGACATCGCCGAGGTGGACGCGGCGCTGCGCCAGGCCGAGGACAGCCTCCGCTTCAATCCCCGGGTCAAGGAAGGGCTGTTGCACCGCATCGTGCTCCGCACAGGCCTCGACACCCTGGAGATCTGCGCCGTCGTCCTGCGGGTGCTGGCCCGCACCATCACCGACCTCGCGAAGGAACGACGCGAGGAGGAACTGTTCTCCCACGAGGTCGGCGTCGCACTCGAGGAACTCCTCGCGCACGTCGCCGACACGCTGGTGAGCTTCGCCGTCCTCGTCACCACCCAGACCAGCGAGAGCGCCGACGCGGCCGAGGAGCGGCTGACCGGTGAACTCGCCGCCGCCCGCGCCAGCCGGGACAACGCCGCCGATCTGCTGCTCAAGGGCGTCCAGCGACAGCCGCGCCACTGGCAGCTGCACGGCGCGCTGCTGACCGAGATCGACCGCATCCTCGACGAACTGGACATGGACCACCGGTCGCGGCGCCTGATGGAGGAGCTCGACCGTCACACCCGGGAACGGCGGGAGAGGCGCCCGCGGCTGTCGGCACTCCGCGACTGGCTGTGGGGCAGGACGCCGCGCCGCGGTGCCGCCCGCTGA